The following is a genomic window from Acidobacteriota bacterium.
CAATTCCCGACCGATCCGGCGGCAGAGGGCTGAACCACGCAACGCGCATACGCCTAATCACCGTAGCACGAGTTTGACTTGCCCATGCTCCCCTTCGTCCGATAGCATGAGTGCGACTTATGCAGGGCTGGCTGTCGATTGTCCTTCTGGCTCTCCTGGGCGTGGCGTTCGCCCTGGGGTCGATCATCATGGCAAGGCTGCTCGGGCCGCGGAATCCGACGGCCGAGAAGGAAGCGCCGTACGAGTGCGGGATGCCGCCGGTTGGCGACGCGCGTGAGCGCCATTCGGTGAAGTTCTACCTCGTGGCGATGATCTTCCTGCTGTTCGACATCGAAGTCGCCTTCCTGTATCCCTGGGCCATGGCCCTGCGCGATTTGCGCTGGATGGGGTTTATCCAGGTGCTGGTGTTTTTCGCGATCCTCGTAGCCGGCTATACGTACGTGTGGAAGAAGGGCGCCTTGAAATGGGACAAGCCCTGACACTAAGGCGATGGCACCTATGATCGAGATTCCGGTTCTGACGACGACCGTCGAGAAGATGGCGCAGTGGGCGCGCCGGTCGTCGGTGTGGCCGGTGACGTTTGGCCTGGCGTGTTGCGCCATCGAGATGATGTCGATGGGCGCGTCACGCTACGACCTTGCCAGATTCGGGGCCGAAGTGTTCCGGGCATCGCCGCGCCAGGCGGATCTGATGATCGTGGCCGGCCGGCTGTCGCGGAAGATGGCGCCGCCGTTGCGGCGCATCTACGACCAGATGCCCGAGCCGAAGTGGGTGATCTCGATGGGCGCCTGCGCGTCCTGCGGTGGCGTGTTCGACAACTACGCCATCGTCCAGGGTGTCGATCGCGTGGTGCCGGTCGACGTGTTCGTGCCCGGCTGTCCCCCACGGCCGGAAGCGTTACTGTATGGCATCATCTCGCTGCAACGGAAGATTGACCAACAGCGGGCGTTTGAATACCCCCGCGGATAGTTTCGTCAGATCCATGGATTCACGCGCGATTGTCGCTGCCCTGGAAACTCTTGTGCCCGGCGCCCGCGTCGAGGCCGTGCCCGCCATCGATCAGCCGACGGTGCTGGTCGGCGCCGAGTCTCTCGTCGCCGTGTGCACCGCTCTGCGTGACGAACCCGACCTCCGCTTCACCGCCCTGGTCGACATCGTCGGCGTCGACATGATGCCGAGAGTGCCCAGATTCGATATCAACTACAGCCTGGTGGCGACGAGTGTTGTGGCGAGGCTGCGCGTCAAGGTGCAGGTGGACGGCGACTCGCCGCGGATTCGGTCGGTGGTTGGCGTCTGGCCTGCCGCGGGGTTTCTGGAGCGTGAGGTGTGGGATCTGCTGGGCGTGACGTTTGACGGCCACCCGGACCTGCGGCGGTTGCTCACACCCGAGGACTGGACAGGGCATCCGCTTCGCAAGGACTATCCGGTGCAGATCGACGCCCCGGTCAAGGTGCACGAGCCACTCCAGATGACCGAGGAGCAGTTTCGCGCCAACATCCGGAACGACCGGCAGATTCGAAAGGGCGACGCCTGATGGCCAGCGACTTCGCCGAGGTCGTCTTGCGCACGCTTGCTGCAGCTGTCCGCCTGCACGAGCAGGCGCAGACCTCGTCTGTCGACGCGACGGTGGCGGCCACCGAACTGATGGTGGCGTCGCTGCGCAGCGGCGGGAAGATCCTGGTGTGTGGCAATGGCGGCAGCGCCTCCGACTCCCAGCATTTTGCGGCTGAGTTGGTGGGGCGCTTCGAGCGGGAGCGGCGCGCGTTGCCCTCGATCGCGCTGACCACGGATACGAGCATCCTGACCGCGATCGGCAACGACTACGCCTACGATCGGGTGTTTGCGCGGCAGGTCGAGGCCATCGGCCGCGCCGGAGACGTCCTGCTGGGCATCTCGACCAGCGGCGGATCGCGCAATGTGCTGGAGGCGTTTGGCGTGGCGAAGGCGGGCGGCCTCACCACCGTCGCGCTCACCGGCCGTGACGGCGGCCTGGTTGGTGCGGCCGCCGACATCCACGTCAACGTGCCGTCGCCGTCGACCGCGCGCGTGCAGGAAGTGCACCGGACGCTGATGCACGCGATGTGCGAGCTCATCGAACGGGAGTTGTATGCCTGACCTTCGCACCGAAGTGCTGACCGTCAACATGGGGCCGCAGCACCCCAGCACGCACGGCGTGCTGCGCCTGGTGCTGGAGCTCGACGGCGAGACGGTGCTCTCGGTGATGCCGACGATCGGCTACCTGCACACCGGCATCGAGAAGACGATCGAGCAGAAGAAGTGGCAACAGGTGGTGCCGCTGGTCGAGCGGATGGACTACCTGAGTTCCCACTCGAACACGTTGAGCTACGTGCTGGCGGTCGAGAAACTGCTCGGCCTCGATGTGCCGGATCGGGTGAAGTGGATCCGTGTTCTGCTGGTTGAACTGCAGCGCATCAACAGCCATCTGGTCTGGCTCGGCACGCACGTGATGGATCTGGGCGCCTTCACGGTGATGCTCTACACATTCCGTGAGCGCGAACTCATCCTCAACGTCAACGAGTTGATTGCCGGCTTCCGGATGTTCCCGAGCTACATCCGCGTGGGCGGCTTGCGGGAGGATCTGACGGGCGGGTTCCACGAGGCCGTGCGAAACATCCTCGACCTGATGCCTGGCAAAATTGACGAGTACGAGGACCTGCTCACCAAGAACCAGATCTTCGTCAATCGCACGCGCGGCATCGGCATACTCTCGCGGGCTGATGCCCTCGCCTGGGGGCTGGTGGGCCCCATGGCGCGCGGGTCCGGCGACACCTACGATGTGCGGAAGGCCTTCCCGTATTCCGGGTACGAGACGTTCGAGTTCGATGTACCGATCGGCGCGAAGGGCGACGTGTTCGACCGCTACCTGATTCGCGTCGACGAAATGCGGCAGAGCGTGCGGATCTGCAAGCAGGCGCTTGACCGCATCAGTCCGCGCGGCGCGTTCGCGGCCGACGACCCGCGCGTGGTGCCGCCGACCAAGGACAAGGTCTACGCCGAGATGGAAGCGCTCATTCAGCACTTCCTGATCTACTCGCAGGGCTTCACGGTGCCTGCCGGCGAAGCGTACGTGCCGGTGGAGGGACCGCGCGGCGAACACGGGTGCCACGTCGTGTCGGATGGCGGCAACCGGCCGTGGCGCGTCAAGATGAGGTCGCCGTCGCTGATGGCCTGTCAAGCGATTGAGGCGATGGCCAAAGGCGGGCTGATTGCCGACGTCGTCGCCGTGATTGGATCGAGCGACGTCGTCATGGGGGACGCGGACCGGTGACTTTTCACCCCAACATGCCGTACGACACGGGGCTTCACAAGTCGGAGCGCCGTCTGCCCGAACAGGGTGAGCCCTTCGCCTTCACGCCAG
Proteins encoded in this region:
- a CDS encoding NADH-quinone oxidoreductase subunit A, encoding MQGWLSIVLLALLGVAFALGSIIMARLLGPRNPTAEKEAPYECGMPPVGDARERHSVKFYLVAMIFLLFDIEVAFLYPWAMALRDLRWMGFIQVLVFFAILVAGYTYVWKKGALKWDKP
- a CDS encoding NADH-quinone oxidoreductase subunit C; translated protein: MDSRAIVAALETLVPGARVEAVPAIDQPTVLVGAESLVAVCTALRDEPDLRFTALVDIVGVDMMPRVPRFDINYSLVATSVVARLRVKVQVDGDSPRIRSVVGVWPAAGFLEREVWDLLGVTFDGHPDLRRLLTPEDWTGHPLRKDYPVQIDAPVKVHEPLQMTEEQFRANIRNDRQIRKGDA
- the gmhA gene encoding D-sedoheptulose 7-phosphate isomerase — encoded protein: MASDFAEVVLRTLAAAVRLHEQAQTSSVDATVAATELMVASLRSGGKILVCGNGGSASDSQHFAAELVGRFERERRALPSIALTTDTSILTAIGNDYAYDRVFARQVEAIGRAGDVLLGISTSGGSRNVLEAFGVAKAGGLTTVALTGRDGGLVGAAADIHVNVPSPSTARVQEVHRTLMHAMCELIERELYA
- the nuoD gene encoding NADH dehydrogenase (quinone) subunit D: MPDLRTEVLTVNMGPQHPSTHGVLRLVLELDGETVLSVMPTIGYLHTGIEKTIEQKKWQQVVPLVERMDYLSSHSNTLSYVLAVEKLLGLDVPDRVKWIRVLLVELQRINSHLVWLGTHVMDLGAFTVMLYTFRERELILNVNELIAGFRMFPSYIRVGGLREDLTGGFHEAVRNILDLMPGKIDEYEDLLTKNQIFVNRTRGIGILSRADALAWGLVGPMARGSGDTYDVRKAFPYSGYETFEFDVPIGAKGDVFDRYLIRVDEMRQSVRICKQALDRISPRGAFAADDPRVVPPTKDKVYAEMEALIQHFLIYSQGFTVPAGEAYVPVEGPRGEHGCHVVSDGGNRPWRVKMRSPSLMACQAIEAMAKGGLIADVVAVIGSSDVVMGDADR